GTGGCCGCTCGGCGCCGTGGCACCTGGTCCCGGCTGACGCGACGCTCGCCGCGGCCGACCCCGAGGAGGAGGGCGGTCTGTACGACGCGGCGGAGGAGCTCTACGGCCACTTCTACCGCGGTCGGCTGCGTGGGTTGGCGATCGGGAAGATCCACCGCGTCCTGCACCTCAAGCGACGCCACCTGTTCCCACTGCTGGATGGGCGTCTGCTGGAGCTGTACAAGGACGCGGCCACGGAGGCGTCGCGACGGTTCCGCGACCACGGTCGACGTGGGCGGCGTGGGCGGCTGTACTGGGTCGCGATCCGCGACGACATCCTGGCGGCCGGCGACCTGTGGGACGACCTGCGCGCGAACCTGGCCACCTCGGATGGGCCGGCTGCGCTGGGGGCCGAGCTGTCCGACGTGCGCCTGCACGACATCCTGTGCTGGGAGGCCGTGCGTCGCTGAAGGCGCCGAGGAGATCACCGCTGGACGGCCGTGTGGACGCCGACGCCTTCCAGGAGCGGCTGCGCGCCGCGATCGCTCGCGTGCCTGACGACGCGTCGCGTCCGCCGCCCGACGCTCGGGTGGGAGCGGTGCTGGCCCTGTTCGAGAGCACCGGCCGAGGACCCGGGGTCGTCCTGACCCGGCGGCGTCGGGATATGCGCGCCCACCCCGGCCAGCTGTCGTTCCCCGGCGGGCGGGTCGACACCGGCGAGACGTTCGAGCAGGCGGCGTTGCGCGAAGCCCGCGAGGAGATCGCCCTGCGGCCCGAGACCGTCCAGGTCTTCGGTACCGCCCCGACGTTCTACATCCCCCCGTCGCGGTTCTGGGTGGTCCCGGTGGTGGGCTGGTGGCGCGACCGCCACCGGCTCGACCCCAACCCCTGGGAGGTCGACGAGGTCCTGCACGTTCCGCTGGTCACCCTCGTGGAGCACGAGCGGCTGCGGTGGGTAGCCCTCTCCGAGCGCG
This genomic stretch from Actinomycetota bacterium harbors:
- a CDS encoding DUF6308 family protein; amino-acid sequence: MAVDIADVRVDDPHGAVVRWLTEHDKTVRGYDQHTSQHPDRITARDVLATQYTKLRVDGMELQFFLDRGRSAPWHLVPADATLAAADPEEEGGLYDAAEELYGHFYRGRLRGLAIGKIHRVLHLKRRHLFPLLDGRLLELYKDAATEASRRFRDHGRRGRRGRLYWVAIRDDILAAGDLWDDLRANLATSDGPAALGAELSDVRLHDILCWEAVRR
- a CDS encoding CoA pyrophosphatase; protein product: MDADAFQERLRAAIARVPDDASRPPPDARVGAVLALFESTGRGPGVVLTRRRRDMRAHPGQLSFPGGRVDTGETFEQAALREAREEIALRPETVQVFGTAPTFYIPPSRFWVVPVVGWWRDRHRLDPNPWEVDEVLHVPLVTLVEHERLRWVALSERGAAWAWQLDDDLLWGATAMLVAALLDVVSPGWAGGRRPTDLGRERQVRPWEHFPSWQPPVRLEGVPEVAAQAVPVV